One genomic window of Aptenodytes patagonicus chromosome 3, bAptPat1.pri.cur, whole genome shotgun sequence includes the following:
- the CEP68 gene encoding centrosomal protein of 68 kDa isoform X1, translated as MQFYDFWGLTQTCLSSLLLNIPSFFTWRGDEGGRQVAATVCCVFQRARGLASSCRRSSVPMAVDVGKSLSEASLSGKAEGDGTWDCAEVETDYPELADSLRRLLGAEEAKTCLEGTESVAMSGRSRLATGVTQGGSSYRQEVSSASASRFPRARASLSETETLIYRAADGSDVPHHVNHRFLSSEEQQVKASGCWELVSSPPSQRSSAEESILAGSCHDARARRQSRRPGAQSPFSSTPELLRPQTPPSPESALRSRSASSFSTLSSEENGLSKELSRSLPASADVPSPAATAARDLCCRWGAAEGRAPRARKPFSPLLDDRATMERIREMSSYQADYWACAIPDSLPPSPDRRSPHWNPNKEYEDLLDYAYPLKPRYKLGKMPEPFLHDSGIGLDSFSVSPEGTSRSTSIYGRGGQAQGSGENGRRRFVASAERFSTPGPGKRGCSGAGSYYEPLPIAKASFAKSASSCPSRGFAKDVMMEPAGPGSFRRPAADGRSWCTSGSPFPNYRGQVKCTNRFLPTTRVLPLRKEWEGDEEFLSLPPRLQELERLAQFLSNLSLTIRTPGHNHHNLPRHSDSRQPLSSELAPFGEAGGRDERGSIEDDAGLWHPCSSQKPRWENTESCGQIHRDPLRGLHLPTGLRDTLDGTYLNEPRVKGRPKKSQQSESLAQCVKMFCCQLEELIRWLYNVADITDSWVPASPDAKSVKASLHRYLEFRKDVADHRSLTESVLERGEALLDCMASNSPALKDTLGLIAKQSDELETHAEHLYESVLAAVGPMRGEDRMEDEGVQQTAAQWPKRRRKQGRSKNGYPIVFKCVSGEEQCVGGPADETQERDESDGSSSEGPGEPAGRCCLCQTWALLASLGMAEKKHSKHQTTSFFHLLQRCQTRMITVLGVSQPAPICLGFFLPWLEKGKLYSS; from the exons ATGCAATTTTATGATTTTTGGGGTCTGACCCAAACATGCTTAAGCTCTTTGTTATTAAACATACCCAGTTTCTTTACTTGGCGTGGAGACGAGGGGGGACGGCAAGTTGCTGCTACCGTGTGTTGTGTATTTCAGAGAGCCCGAGGCTTGGCATCATCTTGCAGAAGAAGTTCTGTCCCGATGGCCGTGGATGTGGGAAAATCACTTTCTGAAGCCTCACTGAGTGGGAAGGCTGAGGGCGATGGTACATGGGACTGCGCAGAGGTGGAGACGGATTACCCAGAGCTAGCAGACAGCCTGCGTCGGCTTTTAGGGGCAGAGGAAGCCAAGACCTGCCTGGAAGGGACGGAGAGCGTGGCAATGAGCGGACGCAGTCGCTTGGCCACCGGTGTTACCCAAGGAGGCTCAAGCTACCGCCAAGAAGTGTCTTCAGCATCCGCATCCAGATTTCCCAGAGCAAGAGCAAGCCTCTCGGAGACAGAGACGTTAATTTATAGAGCCGCCGACGGCAGTGATGTGCCTCATCATGTTAACCACCGGTTCCTCTCCTCGGAAGAGCAGCAG GTGAAGGCATCGGGCTGTTGGGAGCTGGTGTCCAGCCCTCCCAGCCAgcgcagctctgcagaggagagcatccttgctggcagctgccacGATGCCCGTGCCCGCCGGCAGAGCCGAAGGCCAGGAGCTCAATCCCCATTTTCCTCCACCCCGGAGCTCCTGCGGCCCCaaaccccccccagccccgagaGCGCCCTGCGGAGCCGCTCCGCATCGAGCTTCTCCACTctgtcttcagaagaaaatggccTCTCCAAAGAGCTGTCCCGAAGCTTGCCGGCCAGCGCAGACGTGCCTTCTCCTGCGGCCACCGCCGCCCGAGACCTGTGCTGTCGATGGGGTGCAGCAGAAGGCAGGGCGCCGCGGGCGCGCAAGCCCTTCAGTCCTCTGCTTGATGACCGTGCCACCATGGAGCGCATCAGAGAGATGTCATCCTACCAAGCCGATTACTGGGCGTGTGCCATACCGGATTCGTTACCCCCATCTCCGGACCGTCGCTCACCCCACTGGAACCCCAATAAAGAGTACGAGGACTTGCTGGATTATGCTTATCCGCTGAAGCCAAGATACAAGCTGGGGAAGATGCCAGAGCCTTTCCTCCACGACTCAGGAATAGGTTTGGACAGCTTTTCTGTTTCCCCCGAGGGCACGTCGAGGTCCACCAGCATCTACGGCCGAGGTGGGCAGGCTCAGGGAAGTGGAGAAAATGGACGTCGGAGGTTTGTGGCCTCTGCAGAGAGGTTCTCCACCCCGGGGCCTGGAAAAAGAggctgctcaggagctggctCATACTACGAACCTTTACCTATTGCAAAAGCATCCTTCGCAAAGAGTGCTTCCTCTTGTCCTTCTAGAGGTTTTGCTAAGGATGTAATGATGGAGCCAGCTGGGCCGGGTTCATTTCGCCGCCCTGCTGCGGATGGGAGAAGCTGGTGTACCAGCGGGAGCCCCTTTCCAAACTACAGAGGGCAGGTGAAATGCACAAATAGGTTTTTACCTACAACGCGAGTGCTCCCCCTGAGGAAAGAGTGGGAGGGTGATGAAGAATTTCTCTCCTTGCCTCCAAGACTGCAGGAGCTGGAAAGGCTGGCTCAGTTTTTGTCCAATCTTTCCTTAACTATAAGGACGCCCGGGCACAACCACCACAACCTTCCACGTCACAGCGACAGCAGGCAGCCCCTTTCGTCCGAGTTGGCTCCTTTCGGAGAAGCGGGTGGCAGGGACGAAAGAGGGAGTATTGAGGATGATGCTGGGCTGTGGCACCCCTGCAGCTCTCAAAAGCCCAGGTGGGAAAACACTGAATCATGTGGCCAGATCCACAGGGATCCTCTGCGGGGGCTTCATCTACCGACCGGTCTCAGGGACACATTGGATGGGACGTACCTAAATGAACCGCGGGTCAAGGGGCGTCCGAAGAAGAGCCAGCAGAGCGAGTCCCTTGCCCAGTGTGTTAAG ATGTTTTGCTGCCAGCTGGAAGAGCTAATTCGTTGGCTGTACAACGTCGCGGACATCACCGACAGCTGGGTCCCAGCCTCGCCAGACGCCAAGAGCGTGAAGGCATCGCTGCACCGCTACTTG gaGTTCAGGAAGGACGTGGCCGACCACCGGAGCCTGACGGAGAGCGTACTGGAGAGGGGAGAAGCTCTCCTCGACTGCATGGCATCGAATTCGCCAG ctctgaaaGACACGCTGGGTTTGATTGCGAAACAGTCAGATGAGCTAGAAACCCACGCAGAGCACTTGTACGAGTCCGTTCTAGCTGCCGTGGGTCCCATGCGTGGCGAGGACAGGATGGAGGACGAGGGGGTGCAGCAGACGGCTGCTCAGTGG cctaaaaggagaagaaagcaaggGCGATCTAAAAATGGATACCCCATCGTCTTTAAATGTGTGTCGGGGGAAGAGCAGTGTGTTGGTGGACCAGCTGATGAAACCCAAGAGCGTGATGAGAGCGATGGCAGCTCCTCGGAGGGACCCGGAGAGCCCGCAGGCAG
- the CEP68 gene encoding centrosomal protein of 68 kDa isoform X2, producing the protein MQFYDFWGLTQTCLSSLLLNIPSFFTWRGDEGGRQVAATVCCVFQRARGLASSCRRSSVPMAVDVGKSLSEASLSGKAEGDGTWDCAEVETDYPELADSLRRLLGAEEAKTCLEGTESVAMSGRSRLATGVTQGGSSYRQEVSSASASRFPRARASLSETETLIYRAADGSDVPHHVNHRFLSSEEQQVKASGCWELVSSPPSQRSSAEESILAGSCHDARARRQSRRPGAQSPFSSTPELLRPQTPPSPESALRSRSASSFSTLSSEENGLSKELSRSLPASADVPSPAATAARDLCCRWGAAEGRAPRARKPFSPLLDDRATMERIREMSSYQADYWACAIPDSLPPSPDRRSPHWNPNKEYEDLLDYAYPLKPRYKLGKMPEPFLHDSGIGLDSFSVSPEGTSRSTSIYGRGGQAQGSGENGRRRFVASAERFSTPGPGKRGCSGAGSYYEPLPIAKASFAKSASSCPSRGFAKDVMMEPAGPGSFRRPAADGRSWCTSGSPFPNYRGQVKCTNRFLPTTRVLPLRKEWEGDEEFLSLPPRLQELERLAQFLSNLSLTIRTPGHNHHNLPRHSDSRQPLSSELAPFGEAGGRDERGSIEDDAGLWHPCSSQKPRWENTESCGQIHRDPLRGLHLPTGLRDTLDGTYLNEPRVKGRPKKSQQSESLAQCVKMFCCQLEELIRWLYNVADITDSWVPASPDAKSVKASLHRYLEFRKDVADHRSLTESVLERGEALLDCMASNSPALKDTLGLIAKQSDELETHAEHLYESVLAAVGPMRGEDRMEDEGVQQTAAQWPKRRRKQGRSKNGYPIVFKCVSGEEQCVGGPADETQERDESDGSSSEGPGEPAGAASVRPGLC; encoded by the exons ATGCAATTTTATGATTTTTGGGGTCTGACCCAAACATGCTTAAGCTCTTTGTTATTAAACATACCCAGTTTCTTTACTTGGCGTGGAGACGAGGGGGGACGGCAAGTTGCTGCTACCGTGTGTTGTGTATTTCAGAGAGCCCGAGGCTTGGCATCATCTTGCAGAAGAAGTTCTGTCCCGATGGCCGTGGATGTGGGAAAATCACTTTCTGAAGCCTCACTGAGTGGGAAGGCTGAGGGCGATGGTACATGGGACTGCGCAGAGGTGGAGACGGATTACCCAGAGCTAGCAGACAGCCTGCGTCGGCTTTTAGGGGCAGAGGAAGCCAAGACCTGCCTGGAAGGGACGGAGAGCGTGGCAATGAGCGGACGCAGTCGCTTGGCCACCGGTGTTACCCAAGGAGGCTCAAGCTACCGCCAAGAAGTGTCTTCAGCATCCGCATCCAGATTTCCCAGAGCAAGAGCAAGCCTCTCGGAGACAGAGACGTTAATTTATAGAGCCGCCGACGGCAGTGATGTGCCTCATCATGTTAACCACCGGTTCCTCTCCTCGGAAGAGCAGCAG GTGAAGGCATCGGGCTGTTGGGAGCTGGTGTCCAGCCCTCCCAGCCAgcgcagctctgcagaggagagcatccttgctggcagctgccacGATGCCCGTGCCCGCCGGCAGAGCCGAAGGCCAGGAGCTCAATCCCCATTTTCCTCCACCCCGGAGCTCCTGCGGCCCCaaaccccccccagccccgagaGCGCCCTGCGGAGCCGCTCCGCATCGAGCTTCTCCACTctgtcttcagaagaaaatggccTCTCCAAAGAGCTGTCCCGAAGCTTGCCGGCCAGCGCAGACGTGCCTTCTCCTGCGGCCACCGCCGCCCGAGACCTGTGCTGTCGATGGGGTGCAGCAGAAGGCAGGGCGCCGCGGGCGCGCAAGCCCTTCAGTCCTCTGCTTGATGACCGTGCCACCATGGAGCGCATCAGAGAGATGTCATCCTACCAAGCCGATTACTGGGCGTGTGCCATACCGGATTCGTTACCCCCATCTCCGGACCGTCGCTCACCCCACTGGAACCCCAATAAAGAGTACGAGGACTTGCTGGATTATGCTTATCCGCTGAAGCCAAGATACAAGCTGGGGAAGATGCCAGAGCCTTTCCTCCACGACTCAGGAATAGGTTTGGACAGCTTTTCTGTTTCCCCCGAGGGCACGTCGAGGTCCACCAGCATCTACGGCCGAGGTGGGCAGGCTCAGGGAAGTGGAGAAAATGGACGTCGGAGGTTTGTGGCCTCTGCAGAGAGGTTCTCCACCCCGGGGCCTGGAAAAAGAggctgctcaggagctggctCATACTACGAACCTTTACCTATTGCAAAAGCATCCTTCGCAAAGAGTGCTTCCTCTTGTCCTTCTAGAGGTTTTGCTAAGGATGTAATGATGGAGCCAGCTGGGCCGGGTTCATTTCGCCGCCCTGCTGCGGATGGGAGAAGCTGGTGTACCAGCGGGAGCCCCTTTCCAAACTACAGAGGGCAGGTGAAATGCACAAATAGGTTTTTACCTACAACGCGAGTGCTCCCCCTGAGGAAAGAGTGGGAGGGTGATGAAGAATTTCTCTCCTTGCCTCCAAGACTGCAGGAGCTGGAAAGGCTGGCTCAGTTTTTGTCCAATCTTTCCTTAACTATAAGGACGCCCGGGCACAACCACCACAACCTTCCACGTCACAGCGACAGCAGGCAGCCCCTTTCGTCCGAGTTGGCTCCTTTCGGAGAAGCGGGTGGCAGGGACGAAAGAGGGAGTATTGAGGATGATGCTGGGCTGTGGCACCCCTGCAGCTCTCAAAAGCCCAGGTGGGAAAACACTGAATCATGTGGCCAGATCCACAGGGATCCTCTGCGGGGGCTTCATCTACCGACCGGTCTCAGGGACACATTGGATGGGACGTACCTAAATGAACCGCGGGTCAAGGGGCGTCCGAAGAAGAGCCAGCAGAGCGAGTCCCTTGCCCAGTGTGTTAAG ATGTTTTGCTGCCAGCTGGAAGAGCTAATTCGTTGGCTGTACAACGTCGCGGACATCACCGACAGCTGGGTCCCAGCCTCGCCAGACGCCAAGAGCGTGAAGGCATCGCTGCACCGCTACTTG gaGTTCAGGAAGGACGTGGCCGACCACCGGAGCCTGACGGAGAGCGTACTGGAGAGGGGAGAAGCTCTCCTCGACTGCATGGCATCGAATTCGCCAG ctctgaaaGACACGCTGGGTTTGATTGCGAAACAGTCAGATGAGCTAGAAACCCACGCAGAGCACTTGTACGAGTCCGTTCTAGCTGCCGTGGGTCCCATGCGTGGCGAGGACAGGATGGAGGACGAGGGGGTGCAGCAGACGGCTGCTCAGTGG cctaaaaggagaagaaagcaaggGCGATCTAAAAATGGATACCCCATCGTCTTTAAATGTGTGTCGGGGGAAGAGCAGTGTGTTGGTGGACCAGCTGATGAAACCCAAGAGCGTGATGAGAGCGATGGCAGCTCCTCGGAGGGACCCGGAGAGCCCGCAG
- the CEP68 gene encoding centrosomal protein of 68 kDa isoform X4 produces the protein MQFYDFWGLTQTCLSSLLLNIPSFFTWRGDEGGRQVAATVCCVFQRARGLASSCRRSSVPMAVDVGKSLSEASLSGKAEGDGTWDCAEVETDYPELADSLRRLLGAEEAKTCLEGTESVAMSGRSRLATGVTQGGSSYRQEVSSASASRFPRARASLSETETLIYRAADGSDVPHHVNHRFLSSEEQQVKASGCWELVSSPPSQRSSAEESILAGSCHDARARRQSRRPGAQSPFSSTPELLRPQTPPSPESALRSRSASSFSTLSSEENGLSKELSRSLPASADVPSPAATAARDLCCRWGAAEGRAPRARKPFSPLLDDRATMERIREMSSYQADYWACAIPDSLPPSPDRRSPHWNPNKEYEDLLDYAYPLKPRYKLGKMPEPFLHDSGIGLDSFSVSPEGTSRSTSIYGRGGQAQGSGENGRRRFVASAERFSTPGPGKRGCSGAGSYYEPLPIAKASFAKSASSCPSRGFAKDVMMEPAGPGSFRRPAADGRSWCTSGSPFPNYRGQVKCTNRFLPTTRVLPLRKEWEGDEEFLSLPPRLQELERLAQFLSNLSLTIRTPGHNHHNLPRHSDSRQPLSSELAPFGEAGGRDERGSIEDDAGLWHPCSSQKPRWENTESCGQIHRDPLRGLHLPTGLRDTLDGTYLNEPRVKGRPKKSQQSESLAQCVKMFCCQLEELIRWLYNVADITDSWVPASPDAKSVKASLHRYLEFRKDVADHRSLTESVLERGEALLDCMASNSPALKDTLGLIAKQSDELETHAEHLYESVLAAVGPMRGEDRMEDEGVQQTAAQWVLPLSDLGFVSQSRDG, from the exons ATGCAATTTTATGATTTTTGGGGTCTGACCCAAACATGCTTAAGCTCTTTGTTATTAAACATACCCAGTTTCTTTACTTGGCGTGGAGACGAGGGGGGACGGCAAGTTGCTGCTACCGTGTGTTGTGTATTTCAGAGAGCCCGAGGCTTGGCATCATCTTGCAGAAGAAGTTCTGTCCCGATGGCCGTGGATGTGGGAAAATCACTTTCTGAAGCCTCACTGAGTGGGAAGGCTGAGGGCGATGGTACATGGGACTGCGCAGAGGTGGAGACGGATTACCCAGAGCTAGCAGACAGCCTGCGTCGGCTTTTAGGGGCAGAGGAAGCCAAGACCTGCCTGGAAGGGACGGAGAGCGTGGCAATGAGCGGACGCAGTCGCTTGGCCACCGGTGTTACCCAAGGAGGCTCAAGCTACCGCCAAGAAGTGTCTTCAGCATCCGCATCCAGATTTCCCAGAGCAAGAGCAAGCCTCTCGGAGACAGAGACGTTAATTTATAGAGCCGCCGACGGCAGTGATGTGCCTCATCATGTTAACCACCGGTTCCTCTCCTCGGAAGAGCAGCAG GTGAAGGCATCGGGCTGTTGGGAGCTGGTGTCCAGCCCTCCCAGCCAgcgcagctctgcagaggagagcatccttgctggcagctgccacGATGCCCGTGCCCGCCGGCAGAGCCGAAGGCCAGGAGCTCAATCCCCATTTTCCTCCACCCCGGAGCTCCTGCGGCCCCaaaccccccccagccccgagaGCGCCCTGCGGAGCCGCTCCGCATCGAGCTTCTCCACTctgtcttcagaagaaaatggccTCTCCAAAGAGCTGTCCCGAAGCTTGCCGGCCAGCGCAGACGTGCCTTCTCCTGCGGCCACCGCCGCCCGAGACCTGTGCTGTCGATGGGGTGCAGCAGAAGGCAGGGCGCCGCGGGCGCGCAAGCCCTTCAGTCCTCTGCTTGATGACCGTGCCACCATGGAGCGCATCAGAGAGATGTCATCCTACCAAGCCGATTACTGGGCGTGTGCCATACCGGATTCGTTACCCCCATCTCCGGACCGTCGCTCACCCCACTGGAACCCCAATAAAGAGTACGAGGACTTGCTGGATTATGCTTATCCGCTGAAGCCAAGATACAAGCTGGGGAAGATGCCAGAGCCTTTCCTCCACGACTCAGGAATAGGTTTGGACAGCTTTTCTGTTTCCCCCGAGGGCACGTCGAGGTCCACCAGCATCTACGGCCGAGGTGGGCAGGCTCAGGGAAGTGGAGAAAATGGACGTCGGAGGTTTGTGGCCTCTGCAGAGAGGTTCTCCACCCCGGGGCCTGGAAAAAGAggctgctcaggagctggctCATACTACGAACCTTTACCTATTGCAAAAGCATCCTTCGCAAAGAGTGCTTCCTCTTGTCCTTCTAGAGGTTTTGCTAAGGATGTAATGATGGAGCCAGCTGGGCCGGGTTCATTTCGCCGCCCTGCTGCGGATGGGAGAAGCTGGTGTACCAGCGGGAGCCCCTTTCCAAACTACAGAGGGCAGGTGAAATGCACAAATAGGTTTTTACCTACAACGCGAGTGCTCCCCCTGAGGAAAGAGTGGGAGGGTGATGAAGAATTTCTCTCCTTGCCTCCAAGACTGCAGGAGCTGGAAAGGCTGGCTCAGTTTTTGTCCAATCTTTCCTTAACTATAAGGACGCCCGGGCACAACCACCACAACCTTCCACGTCACAGCGACAGCAGGCAGCCCCTTTCGTCCGAGTTGGCTCCTTTCGGAGAAGCGGGTGGCAGGGACGAAAGAGGGAGTATTGAGGATGATGCTGGGCTGTGGCACCCCTGCAGCTCTCAAAAGCCCAGGTGGGAAAACACTGAATCATGTGGCCAGATCCACAGGGATCCTCTGCGGGGGCTTCATCTACCGACCGGTCTCAGGGACACATTGGATGGGACGTACCTAAATGAACCGCGGGTCAAGGGGCGTCCGAAGAAGAGCCAGCAGAGCGAGTCCCTTGCCCAGTGTGTTAAG ATGTTTTGCTGCCAGCTGGAAGAGCTAATTCGTTGGCTGTACAACGTCGCGGACATCACCGACAGCTGGGTCCCAGCCTCGCCAGACGCCAAGAGCGTGAAGGCATCGCTGCACCGCTACTTG gaGTTCAGGAAGGACGTGGCCGACCACCGGAGCCTGACGGAGAGCGTACTGGAGAGGGGAGAAGCTCTCCTCGACTGCATGGCATCGAATTCGCCAG ctctgaaaGACACGCTGGGTTTGATTGCGAAACAGTCAGATGAGCTAGAAACCCACGCAGAGCACTTGTACGAGTCCGTTCTAGCTGCCGTGGGTCCCATGCGTGGCGAGGACAGGATGGAGGACGAGGGGGTGCAGCAGACGGCTGCTCAGTGG
- the CEP68 gene encoding centrosomal protein of 68 kDa isoform X3 — MAVDVGKSLSEASLSGKAEGDGTWDCAEVETDYPELADSLRRLLGAEEAKTCLEGTESVAMSGRSRLATGVTQGGSSYRQEVSSASASRFPRARASLSETETLIYRAADGSDVPHHVNHRFLSSEEQQVKASGCWELVSSPPSQRSSAEESILAGSCHDARARRQSRRPGAQSPFSSTPELLRPQTPPSPESALRSRSASSFSTLSSEENGLSKELSRSLPASADVPSPAATAARDLCCRWGAAEGRAPRARKPFSPLLDDRATMERIREMSSYQADYWACAIPDSLPPSPDRRSPHWNPNKEYEDLLDYAYPLKPRYKLGKMPEPFLHDSGIGLDSFSVSPEGTSRSTSIYGRGGQAQGSGENGRRRFVASAERFSTPGPGKRGCSGAGSYYEPLPIAKASFAKSASSCPSRGFAKDVMMEPAGPGSFRRPAADGRSWCTSGSPFPNYRGQVKCTNRFLPTTRVLPLRKEWEGDEEFLSLPPRLQELERLAQFLSNLSLTIRTPGHNHHNLPRHSDSRQPLSSELAPFGEAGGRDERGSIEDDAGLWHPCSSQKPRWENTESCGQIHRDPLRGLHLPTGLRDTLDGTYLNEPRVKGRPKKSQQSESLAQCVKMFCCQLEELIRWLYNVADITDSWVPASPDAKSVKASLHRYLEFRKDVADHRSLTESVLERGEALLDCMASNSPALKDTLGLIAKQSDELETHAEHLYESVLAAVGPMRGEDRMEDEGVQQTAAQWPKRRRKQGRSKNGYPIVFKCVSGEEQCVGGPADETQERDESDGSSSEGPGEPAGRCCLCQTWALLASLGMAEKKHSKHQTTSFFHLLQRCQTRMITVLGVSQPAPICLGFFLPWLEKGKLYSS; from the exons ATGGCCGTGGATGTGGGAAAATCACTTTCTGAAGCCTCACTGAGTGGGAAGGCTGAGGGCGATGGTACATGGGACTGCGCAGAGGTGGAGACGGATTACCCAGAGCTAGCAGACAGCCTGCGTCGGCTTTTAGGGGCAGAGGAAGCCAAGACCTGCCTGGAAGGGACGGAGAGCGTGGCAATGAGCGGACGCAGTCGCTTGGCCACCGGTGTTACCCAAGGAGGCTCAAGCTACCGCCAAGAAGTGTCTTCAGCATCCGCATCCAGATTTCCCAGAGCAAGAGCAAGCCTCTCGGAGACAGAGACGTTAATTTATAGAGCCGCCGACGGCAGTGATGTGCCTCATCATGTTAACCACCGGTTCCTCTCCTCGGAAGAGCAGCAG GTGAAGGCATCGGGCTGTTGGGAGCTGGTGTCCAGCCCTCCCAGCCAgcgcagctctgcagaggagagcatccttgctggcagctgccacGATGCCCGTGCCCGCCGGCAGAGCCGAAGGCCAGGAGCTCAATCCCCATTTTCCTCCACCCCGGAGCTCCTGCGGCCCCaaaccccccccagccccgagaGCGCCCTGCGGAGCCGCTCCGCATCGAGCTTCTCCACTctgtcttcagaagaaaatggccTCTCCAAAGAGCTGTCCCGAAGCTTGCCGGCCAGCGCAGACGTGCCTTCTCCTGCGGCCACCGCCGCCCGAGACCTGTGCTGTCGATGGGGTGCAGCAGAAGGCAGGGCGCCGCGGGCGCGCAAGCCCTTCAGTCCTCTGCTTGATGACCGTGCCACCATGGAGCGCATCAGAGAGATGTCATCCTACCAAGCCGATTACTGGGCGTGTGCCATACCGGATTCGTTACCCCCATCTCCGGACCGTCGCTCACCCCACTGGAACCCCAATAAAGAGTACGAGGACTTGCTGGATTATGCTTATCCGCTGAAGCCAAGATACAAGCTGGGGAAGATGCCAGAGCCTTTCCTCCACGACTCAGGAATAGGTTTGGACAGCTTTTCTGTTTCCCCCGAGGGCACGTCGAGGTCCACCAGCATCTACGGCCGAGGTGGGCAGGCTCAGGGAAGTGGAGAAAATGGACGTCGGAGGTTTGTGGCCTCTGCAGAGAGGTTCTCCACCCCGGGGCCTGGAAAAAGAggctgctcaggagctggctCATACTACGAACCTTTACCTATTGCAAAAGCATCCTTCGCAAAGAGTGCTTCCTCTTGTCCTTCTAGAGGTTTTGCTAAGGATGTAATGATGGAGCCAGCTGGGCCGGGTTCATTTCGCCGCCCTGCTGCGGATGGGAGAAGCTGGTGTACCAGCGGGAGCCCCTTTCCAAACTACAGAGGGCAGGTGAAATGCACAAATAGGTTTTTACCTACAACGCGAGTGCTCCCCCTGAGGAAAGAGTGGGAGGGTGATGAAGAATTTCTCTCCTTGCCTCCAAGACTGCAGGAGCTGGAAAGGCTGGCTCAGTTTTTGTCCAATCTTTCCTTAACTATAAGGACGCCCGGGCACAACCACCACAACCTTCCACGTCACAGCGACAGCAGGCAGCCCCTTTCGTCCGAGTTGGCTCCTTTCGGAGAAGCGGGTGGCAGGGACGAAAGAGGGAGTATTGAGGATGATGCTGGGCTGTGGCACCCCTGCAGCTCTCAAAAGCCCAGGTGGGAAAACACTGAATCATGTGGCCAGATCCACAGGGATCCTCTGCGGGGGCTTCATCTACCGACCGGTCTCAGGGACACATTGGATGGGACGTACCTAAATGAACCGCGGGTCAAGGGGCGTCCGAAGAAGAGCCAGCAGAGCGAGTCCCTTGCCCAGTGTGTTAAG ATGTTTTGCTGCCAGCTGGAAGAGCTAATTCGTTGGCTGTACAACGTCGCGGACATCACCGACAGCTGGGTCCCAGCCTCGCCAGACGCCAAGAGCGTGAAGGCATCGCTGCACCGCTACTTG gaGTTCAGGAAGGACGTGGCCGACCACCGGAGCCTGACGGAGAGCGTACTGGAGAGGGGAGAAGCTCTCCTCGACTGCATGGCATCGAATTCGCCAG ctctgaaaGACACGCTGGGTTTGATTGCGAAACAGTCAGATGAGCTAGAAACCCACGCAGAGCACTTGTACGAGTCCGTTCTAGCTGCCGTGGGTCCCATGCGTGGCGAGGACAGGATGGAGGACGAGGGGGTGCAGCAGACGGCTGCTCAGTGG cctaaaaggagaagaaagcaaggGCGATCTAAAAATGGATACCCCATCGTCTTTAAATGTGTGTCGGGGGAAGAGCAGTGTGTTGGTGGACCAGCTGATGAAACCCAAGAGCGTGATGAGAGCGATGGCAGCTCCTCGGAGGGACCCGGAGAGCCCGCAGGCAG